The DNA region CATGCCGGAACACAACGGTTGCCGTCGGCTGCAACGGTGGGGGCAGCATCCAGTGGTGTTGTCGCTGCTGTTCATGCTGAAGGACAACGGCTTCCATCGGCTGCAACGGTGGTCCCAGCATCCAGGAGTGTTGTCGCTGCCGCCGGAGGACAACGGTTGCCGTTTCGATCAACAAACGCAACTTCCagcagtgttgttgttgctgcacgTCCGCCAGGAAGGGTTGTACACGCCAGAGGACAACGGTTGCCGTCAGCTGCAACGGTGGGTACAGCATCCAGTGGTGTTGTCGCTGCTGTTCATGCTGAAGGACAACGGCTTCCATCGGCTGCAACGGTGGTCCCAGCATCCAGGAGTGTTGTCGCTGCGGCCGGAGGACAACGGTTGCCGCCTGGATCACCAAACGCAACTTCCAGCGGTGTTGATACTGTTGCAGCACGTCCGCCAAGAAGTGTGGTACACGCTAGAGGACAACGGTTGCCGTCGGCTGCAACGATGGTGACCGCATCCAGAGGTGTTGTCGCTGCCGCCGGAGGGCAACGGCTGCCGTCGGCTGCAACAGTGGGGACAGCATCTGGAGgtgctgtagctgctgttcaTGCTGGAGGACAACGGCTTCCGTCGGCTGCAACGGTGGAGACAGCATCCAGGAGTGTTGTCGCTGCCGCCGGAGGGCAACGGTTGCCGTCGGCTGCAACAGTGGGGACAGCATCTGGAGgtgctgtagctgctgttcaTGCTGGAGGACAACGGCTTCCGTCGGCTGCAACGGTGGTGACAGCATCCAGGAGTGTTGTCGCTGCCGCCGGAGGACAACAGTTGCCATTGGCTTCAACGATAGTGACAGCATCCGGAGGTgtcgctgctgcagcaaacCCGCCCGGAAGGGTTAAACGCACCGGAGGACAACGGTTTTCGTCGTCTGCAACAGTGATTGCAGCATCTGGAGgtggttttgctgctgcgacACGCCCGCAAGGATATTCTGTTCATGCCGTAGGACAACGTTTGCCGTCATCTGCGTTGGCGAACACAGCATCCAAAggcgtttttgctgctgcaacacACCCACCAGGAAATGCTGTCCATGTTGGAGGACAACGGCTGCCGTCGGCTGCAACGGTGGTGACAGCATCTAGAAGTGTTGTCGCTGCCGCCGGAGGTCAACGGTTGCCGTCTGAATCAACAATCGCAACTTCCAGCGGTGTTGTTCCTGTTACTGCACGTCCGCCAGGAAGTGTTGTACACGCCAGAGGACAACGGTTGCCGTCGGCTGCAACAGTGGGGACAGCATcttgtggtgttgttgctgctgttcataCTGGAGGACAACGGCTTCCGTCGGCTACAACGGTGGAGACAGCCGAGAGtgttgccgctgccgccggagGACAACTGTTGCCGTCTACATCACCAAAAGCAACTTCCAGtggcgttgttgttgctacggAACGCCCGCCAGGAaatgttgttgatgctggATTGCAACAGTTGACGTCGTCTTCAGCGGTGGTGACAGCAACTGGAGGTGTTgtcgctgctgcagcaaaaccGCCAGGAATGGCTAAATGCTCCGCAGGACAACGGTTATCGTCGTCTGCAACTGTCATTGCAGCATCCGGAGGTGGTTTTTCTGCTGCGACACGCCCGCAAGCAAGGATTATCAGCGCAGATGTTCTCAAGCCAACATCAGCTGTATCAATGATGGAAATTTCCAGCGATGATGCTTTTGCTGCAACACAGCCGCAAGAAGAAAGCCACCCGTCTTGCTGCTGTCCGCTTTGCCGAAAGCTGCTTATTAGACAGGATGCTCGAAATGCTCAAATACTTGCTCTGTTAGATGGACTTTCCTTGACAATGAATCCTATGAAAGGACTTCGAAGGAATGTGAATACATTTAATATTACTGTAGTGTCCAACGTGCAGCAGCTAGATGAGCTGGAAGCTAAGTTGGAAAATAatgaattcttttttttttgttatgtacaaAGAATCGATGCTGATATTACAAGTCAGGATGCATTCAATAGGTTACATGAGGCTTTGGATATCCTTTTTGATAGAGCATTTTTCGCTTCATGCAGTTGGAAAGGGTCaagtggaaaaaaaatacCGTTTTGTAATTACCGGCATGTATTACGTTTGCTTAGGGCTGTCGGAAAAAATCACTTGGGGATAGAAGTCGATGACCTTTTTGTAGAAAAGTTTATGAAATCAAAGTTGGAGCATGCTACTCAACGTTTGAATTTGGAGGGTTCAAGGAAATCGACTTGTCACAATAGAAAATTTTTAAGTTAGTTAATTTAGTTAATTAAGATAGTTTACCTGTATATATATGTTATGTATTCCTAAACGTCTATAAGCTGTCACATATGTACatatgaatatttttaaattaatgtatAATTAAACTTTAGTCTTATCATTATGAGCTTAAGTAGCGTTATTATAAGATGTTCATATTGATACCAAAGTTTATTTGAAATCTAGTCGAAAAATTATGCACTGCACTACTATCATTATAATCTATACATATTATTAtaagtaatgtttttttcatgaCATAGCTAATATGAACTATTATGATAAATATTCTGAATTCTTGCCTTAACATATACAAATTTATATTAACTTTAAATGTGCAATCAAAATACTACTTAAATGCTTCATAACATGATACTAACATCTGTAAAATTAAGAGATTATGATGCGGTTGCTACGCTTTAAAAGTAATTTTGTGGCTGTAAGTTTGTAACataaatacaaacattttGTTAGAAAAAACTGTCAGGAAGTATTTCAAAAACTATCTGTGATGTATAAGGAAGTGAATGCATTTCattggatttttatttattttgtataagTAAACCgtatacaaacaacaaacaaaatttgtgCAACGGACTGTGATCTGCAATAATATAACAATAATACAAAGATTAGTTATAACATGTAACATGTTATAACACctttatatatatgtatatatgtatatatatattgttatgttttattcgGTTAACGTCCTGAGAAAGGGTACTAACACTAAGCAGTTATCAGTAGTTTTATTAGCTACTAATTTACACTTTATATTCCTGGGTAAAAATACCATTTCATCGGTACGAAGGTTACTTATATTTTCTTCATATATATCCTTCATAAAAGGTGAAATATAGTACGAGTGGGTTTCCGTTATATAATTGAATGCTCTCCCATTAATTATTATAGTTGAATCTTTTTGTTCTGCGCTACAATATTTAACTATGTAGTTATCATGAGTCAAAAACCAATTGGACTGAATACCAGgagaaataattaattgtCGATTAATGTGCAATGCTACTCCATTAGTTTTGGTTttcaaaaatggaaaagagagaTTTGCTGTACTTGATGACGCAGTATGTGGGTTTTGCTCCGATATCCTATTTGCAGCCTGCACCAAAACCTTATGACCGTTTCGAAGACAGTTCTTGACATGCTGGAGCTTACTTTCAAAGGGATAAGAAGATAATGCAGAAACATTTGGAACTCACTAGCTTTCCACAATCCAATGTCTTCAACAGAACGGAGTTTGCGATGAAACTCTAAAGGAAGTTCCACCTCCTTCAGCAAAGCATCAATCTTGCTTATTGTTTCTTCAGACCACTTGGCACCCCCTCCTAATTTGCCtgatttccatcctttcagCATTGTTCTTGTTACGCCGTAGTCAAAGAGGTGCAAACGATCTGCTATAATAATCTGCTTTATGATGTCAAAGTTCTTAAGATCCATGAGAGGCGTTTTTTCCCGATGATGTGCTCCGTAATTTGATTGGACGAAATCTTCATGCGTTCTTGCTGGATGATCCATTCCCGGGAAACATGTAACTCGGTGTGCGCTGTGATATTTTCCTTGTACCGTACATTTTTGGCAACCATGTGTGTGGTTGAAGTAAACTGAACTTGtgagaaaatttaaaaatatgttttaatacACCTCATAAGTAAATAAGTCGCAAAAGCCTATATAGGGACGTTTTTTTCGCGTAGAACGTTATGCCAATAAAGAGAAAGCAAAtgtatcattaaatttaagaggatttttataatttaccTTTTATGAATGCTCGTGCTGGTGAGTCCGCGATGAAAGCTCTTACGTGTATTTCGATTGGCTTATTGGCTATTACAATGCCATTATCCATCAACCCATTTAGCTCGTCGACAAGCGGACGCAGATATTCCTCAACACTCTTTGGTTTCGATTCACTAAAAAAGTTGCCAACCATCAATACTGGAACTTCCAGCATTTCTTGAATGCTCATTGATATGGGCCAAAACTGTTTTCGAGTGCTCTTGTGCAGTGGAAGTCCATCAATCGAAAAGTTCAACGAAAATTTGCTGACTCTTGGTGGCACATCGCTGTAAAGATACAAAATACAgacaaaaaacatataataTTAGTAAAAAGTAGTCATCGTATTTAAGACTATTGCTTTCTTACCGAAAGTGATCCTTGAGAACCGATCGTACCCCAGGGAACCAAAATTCTCCCCCTGCTATAGGGTACGTTTCTTTTCCACATTGCCTTGTCTTAAGCAACGTGCGCGCATCTTTCGGCAGCTGGTAGTTAGTTTTTTTACGTAAAATTTCTAATAGTCCATTTAGAGCTTGATgtgtttggtatgtttttaATGCCCAATTTCGAATAAGCTCATCAAATGGTTCCTCCTCGTGTTGAGACTCTTGTGTGCTGTGCATAGTTTCCTCGGCTTCATCGTAATCTTCGTTGACCTCTTCATATACTTCCGTATCGTCGAATGCATCGATAGTAACCCAATCACTGACGTATTCTTCTTGCAAGATGTATTCATCAAATGGACAAGGATGGTTCTCTGCAATGAgtagataaaaaataagtattataattgtgtttaatttgcattggtcacaaattttaatttttttattttccacttaCCACAATTCGGGTGTTCACTGAACTCTACATTTGACGTAGCTGTCTGAATATTACTTGGCCCAGCTTCACTACTCTCTCCAAACAATTCAGCATCAAGCTTTTTATTATTGGCTTCTATGGATCTATACATGGATCCTGACTTGCGTTTGTCTTTGGCCGACATTGTCGTGATTGAGTGAAATTCACGGCAcgttgaatatttaaaatatacacTTGTATTATTCTGCACTTGTATTATAACAGTATTGCACAAAATTTATAACTGTACAGAGCACGCATAACAACACCGAGTGAAACGACTGCCCGAATCGTATTGACACAAACATAAATTGCGCGGGTTTTTATAAGCCAGAAAAGAGGTaggattttctattttcttatGTAACGGACTATTTAGTACCTTTATTTTAAGCTACTTATGTAACAGGATAAACACTAGCAGGTGTAATGTTTAGATATTTACCCATTGAATCCTTGTATAAACCAGGgtaatattttgatttttaagcAACACAATTATGCAGGCCAGATACACAGGtaaagaaaattattattacatttCTCTTGGGCAATGGCTATTTgatcaaaagaacaaaataacaGAACAATCTGAACTcattggttgaacttcgattccatGCTAACTATTGagtatgtgctttttagttggcacgttttttcatacaaaaaaatgaatgaaaaatgaaaaaatgaaaaaattttCTCGGCAGGCCATaagatttttgtgaaattaaaaaaaaaccggtattCTGATacaaactattgaattctgactgtagtTGAACGCTTattagttggcatgcttttaaATTGAACACTTGATACTTGGTTGACAGTTCAAtttaaaagcatgcgtttgtatggaaaacagggtttgttaaatttgatattatttattaaacgtTTACCATATGGCTGGTCCAGAtcgaactatttttttttcttttgactctacaaccgttgtcggtcaaggcctgtctgtaccacttgtcgtgttggctttcagtgacttttggataaacccccatagcaggatagtcagtcctacgtatggcggcacggtctatttggggcttgaacccatgacgagcatgttgtaaagtcgtacgagttgacgactgtaccacgagacaggcataattaattaattaattaattaattaattaattaattaattaattaattaattttaatttagatTGTAATAATCACGctcataataaaattttatcgtTTATGTTATGtcataatataatttatgcatGCATTGTATGGTGGTCTCGCTTGAATTCCTCCAGCCAGGCGGGCATTTATAACCGGGTTTCAAACAAAAGTGTTAACTGTCCTTTACTGCTCTCGTGGGTTCAGCTATACTTGGGGTGGGTCATACGATTAATTTTACGATACGATCCGGAGTCTCACGGAATCGATCCCGAACCATGGTTGCAGTAAGGGTTGCTAGATCACTTTAGGAATGAAATTCGACCTgtgggtgcagcgagtttggGTCAACCCGAATAATCAGTAGGTACATAAAAGTATAAGCATTTCCGACCCGGTGCTTGGGCCTACTttacctacttgtaccttccgggtcgacccgaacgactaCTGGTCACTTACGGATGACTCTGACCCGGTAAGTTCGGATCGACCCGCTCATCACAAAGCCACGACGTACAAGCCAAGATGTACACGTGCGATCCCGGTTATTGCTGCATCCCGGATTTCGTTTGGCGTCCGCAACCCCATAATCTGCATGTCCGGTATGCTAACCACGGCAGCGAAATTAGCTAGCCGCATATTAAActatataaacataaaacacattaTATGTACAACGATATGCCACGATTTTTATAATTTCACCGGTACACAAGTGGATAGGCGGGGGAGGGAAATGGAATAACTCGGgtaaataatagtaaaaacacttttttcacAAATCTAACATAATATTTGCATATGGCATAATTCTTTTACATTTGTAAAAAGAGCATATGCCTCGATgcatgttgttgttatttacctttttgttgACTTTGTTAACATGATGTTTACCTCTTTGGCCGAGGTACAAACAGGCATAAATATCACtacaacactttgttttccaacacttttcatatttaaattaactgTGCACGTCGAAGTAACACTAAACACATTAATACACTTCACTATAACAAGTTTTTGTACACTTTATCACGCAGAATCAAGGAgattaaaaacatcaacattcgAAACGTCAAACTTTGCCACTTTGTATGAAGTCAAATGTGGTAGTAAGAATGAGACAGACTGACCGGAAAATATTgggtgcaaataaaaaacgagTTCTCCAGCTGAAATAGCCGTCGACATACGCACACAATCAAACGCGGCTTGTTCCAATACGCTgggttcgttttgtgttagtgACAAGCGCACTCAAAAAGCAAAGCGCGCTCTCaccgcagcgcgtttctccttgcttcctcaagcttcctcatacccctcggcctgaatcactcaaaatttggggtctcattgtttgcgtggtatGCATATTGGCGCTCGCGAGCTgggctgtttttttatgaatggaTTTTGGGCCAACCGGTCGCTCACGAGCTACACTGAGCTTCTCGCTAtgcccgtccggcaaaatgagtgtattttttgagtgatttgagtgacgctgtcgaaatacagtGCCCCTTCGacgaatgagttacaccctcgcgagagccctccccctccccacccgtaacgcacggtgcgctctgcagttctcaatgtgtttgtgttctttcgagccatgctaccaacacatgtaaagatagttgtttctttcgtttctcgttttctttcatgaatagacacgatcgcaaatgcgcacttattctaaaagcaaacacaaacactgtcatttttggttacattaaacactttattgaaatataaagtacactttcacaacacatttagaatccttcatactcacgaatgACGTCATACTGCAaagtaccgggtcgagccaggctgcgggaaacttgtcgacaatctgcgttgactctgttcagcaaattcttacctgtctatccacgcactgcatgtgcgtctgaacacactgtttattcactgcacacttcaccaaaacacaccagcgcacgagactttgaatgaaatgcgcatcaacgcacaaacactgcgcgcgggacttagaacaaaacgcgcacaaccatctccggcaaagcgtcgcgctgtactggtggtgttgtacgcgtaggagaggggggacatacggagcgatggttcgatgctgtagtgtaagcgagacaacacgatgtgacgagcagatCCAAGTTggtgagctcgctgaaagaagacacacacacattcacagacggctcgttaaagcacggtatttgtattggtgttagtgaagcgcgcgtgtaaaacagaatgcgaactctcatcgcagcgcgtttctccgtgcttcctcaagcttcctcatacccctcggcctgaatcactcaaaatttggggtctcattgtttgcgtgcccgtccggcaaaatgagtgtattttttgagtgatttgagtaccgtcccccgttagcagttactcttggaggaatgagttacaccctcgcgcgagccctccccctccccacccgtaacgcacggtggtctctgcagttctcaatgtgttgtgttctttccaatcatgctaccaacacatccaaagatatttgtttctttcgtttctcgttttctttcatgcattgccacgatcgcaaatacgcacttattctaacaacaaacacaaacacggtcatttttggttacattaaacactttattgaaacataaattacactttcacaacacatttagaatacttcatactcacgaatggcgtcatactgtaaagtaccgggtcgagccaggctgcgggaaacttgtcgacaatctgcattgcctctgttcagcaaattcttacctgtcgatgcacgcactgcatgtgcgtctgtacacactgttcacttcacacttcatcaaaacacaccagcgcacgagactttgacgaaatgcgcaccaacgcacaaacactgcgcgcgggacttagaacaaaacacgcacaaccatctccgacaaagcgtcgcgctgtactggtggttttgtacgcgtaggaggggggacatacggagcgatggttcgatgctgtagtgtaagcgagacaacacgatgtgacgagcagctccaagttgagctcgctgaaagaagacacacacacattcacagacggctcgtcaaagcacggtatttgtattggtgttagtgaagcgcgcgtgtaaaacagaatgcgcactctcatcgcagcgcgtttctccgtgcttcctcaagctttctcatacccctcggcctgaatcactcaaaatttggggtctcattgtttgcgtggtggTGTATTTTGGATGagcagcgcgctcgcgagctaccctgttttttctgcatggattttggataggcagtgcgctcacgagctaggcagtttttttctgctgggattttggataggcagtgcgctcgcgagctaccctgatcttctcgctacgtattttggatgggcagggcgctcgcgagctaccctgtttttttctgcatggtttttggataggcagtgcgctcgcgagctaccctgtttttttctgcacggattttggataggcagtgcgctcgcgagctaggcagtttttttctgcacggattttggataggcagtgcgctcgtgAGCTATCCTgatcttctcgctacgtattttggacaAGCAGTGCGCTTGCAAGCaagactgttttttttctgtatgttTTGCACATACGATGCGCTCGCGCTCTACGATGTTTTATACGTGTGTTTGGAATAGCCAGTGTGGGTCGACGACAGTAgcttgtgatgttttttttttgtttaataaaaacgttaatttgagttttagtttcaaccacaataaaaatatttgatttttttacatgCGGCTATTTACATTCCGTATAAGCCCAACAGTATTATAgatttagattttttgtttctcggGGCAATTAGTTTCAAACgagcttttttatatttttctatgCGAGCGGGCGAATCATATTTTTCTGGAATGAAGAGCGGCGAGCGCCCGCT from Anopheles coluzzii chromosome X, AcolN3, whole genome shotgun sequence includes:
- the LOC120961244 gene encoding uncharacterized protein LOC120961244 isoform X2 → MSAKDKRKSGSMYRSIEANNKKLDAELFGESSEAGPSNIQTATSNVEFSEHPNCENHPCPFDEYILQEEYVSDWVTIDAFDDTEVYEEVNEDYDEAEETMHSTQESQHEEEPFDELIRNWALKTYQTHQALNGLLEILRKKTNYQLPKDARTLLKTRQCGKETYPIAGGEFWFPGVRSVLKDHFRDVPPRVSKFSLNFSIDGLPLHKSTRKQFWPISMSIQEMLEVPVLMVGNFFSESKPKSVEEYLRPLVDELNGLMDNGIVIANKPIEIHVRAFIADSPARAFIKGKL
- the LOC120961244 gene encoding uncharacterized protein LOC120961244 isoform X1 gives rise to the protein MSAKDKRKSGSMYRSIEANNKKLDAELFGESSEAGPSNIQTATSNVEFSEHPNCENHPCPFDEYILQEEYVSDWVTIDAFDDTEVYEEVNEDYDEAEETMHSTQESQHEEEPFDELIRNWALKTYQTHQALNGLLEILRKKTNYQLPKDARTLLKTRQCGKETYPIAGGEFWFPGVRSVLKDHFRDVPPRVSKFSLNFSIDGLPLHKSTRKQFWPISMSIQEMLEVPVLMVGNFFSESKPKSVEEYLRPLVDELNGLMDNGIVIANKPIEIHVRAFIADSPARAFIKVYFNHTHGCQKCTVQGKYHSAHRVTCFPGMDHPARTHEDFVQSNYGAHHREKTPLMDLKNFDIIKQIIIADRLHLFDYGVTRTMLKGWKSGKLGGGAKWSEETISKIDALLKEVELPLEFHRKLRSVEDIGLWKASEFQMFLHYLLIPLKVSSSMSRTVFETVIRFWCRLQIGYRSKTHILRHQVQQISLFHF